From the Candidatus Cloacimonadota bacterium genome, one window contains:
- a CDS encoding SH3 domain-containing protein, whose translation SSEAVLISQSAVGFSGPSNEFTRVFTIHEGMIFDIEKEENNWSLIKLTNGLGGWIESKNLEKIKI comes from the coding sequence CTCTTCGGAAGCTGTTCTGATCTCGCAAAGTGCAGTTGGTTTCAGCGGTCCGAGCAATGAATTTACCAGGGTTTTCACTATACACGAAGGAATGATCTTCGATATTGAAAAAGAGGAAAACAACTGGAGTTTGATCAAACTCACAAATGGTTTGGGAGGATGGATAGAATCGAAGAATCTGGAAAAAATTAAAATATAA